TGCTGTAGTGACCTGAAagttagcaacaaaaaaaaagaaaatatgtaaaagaaaaaagtaaaaacaaaagaatgaatACATACATAAAGTAGGTAATTATAATtctattttccccttttttgttattaacttccaagaattttttttaaaaattcaggtcatttttttgtcctaaTTTTATGCAATTTGTTGGACACGTTTCTCCCTGCCTTTTCATCCATATTttccaaagaaaaagaaatcaatttgctcatatatgaaaagtttaaatgcattttaaaggtgaccaaatgcagcaaaagaaaactgacgtctttccaggtttcagaggttggCCTCTTTGTTCCTTTAAGTAAAGATATGTAATGTTATtgaatgtttaaccctttcttgtgtgtgttgtgtgtctgcagttGGAAACCCTGAACCAAAGTGAGTTAGCATCGCGGCTAACGCTTAACTGTCAGAACTCCTACGTGGAGCCGCACAAAATCAAAGACGTTGCTGTGACTATTATAGATGTAAGTGTCTAATCATCTCTGCGTCACAGGGAGcaatcatttctgtttctgccgCTGAAAGATGCGATTTTTGTCTCTCATTGAGGTGTTTGATCAGAGCGCTCTGTCGCTGGAGGCGAAGGAGGAGATGTATAAACTGTATCCTAACGCCAGGCGAGCTCATCTGAAAACAGGAGGAAACTTCCCGTACCTGTGCAGGAGCGCTGAGGTCAACCTCTACATACAGGTA
The Plectropomus leopardus isolate mb unplaced genomic scaffold, YSFRI_Pleo_2.0 unplaced_scaffold11261, whole genome shotgun sequence genome window above contains:
- the LOC121963438 gene encoding maspardin-like, with product LETLNQSELASRLTLNCQNSYVEPHKIKDVAVTIIDVFDQSALSLEAKEEMYKLYPNARRAHLKTGGNFPYLCRSAEVNLYIQIHLRQFHGTRYAAISPDMVSAEELEVQESHLSGNQDSDDDQ